A DNA window from Jaculus jaculus isolate mJacJac1 chromosome 1, mJacJac1.mat.Y.cur, whole genome shotgun sequence contains the following coding sequences:
- the LOC123459234 gene encoding protein RER1 — protein sequence MSEGDSVGDSVHGKPSVVYRFFTRLGQIYQSWLDKSTPYTAVRWVVTLGLSFVYMIRVYLLQGWYIVTYALGIYHLNLFIAFLSPKVDPSLMEDSDDGPSLPTKQNEEFRPFIRRLPEFKFWHAATKGILVAMVCTFFEAFNVPVFWPILVMYFIMLFCITMKRQIKHMIKYRYIPFTHGKRRYKGKEDVGKTFAS from the coding sequence ATGTCTGAAGGAGACAGTGTTGGAGACTCTGTCCATGGGAAGCCATCAGTGGTGTACAGATTTTTCACACGGCTTGGACAGATTTATCAGTCCTGGCTGGACAAATCCACCCCTTACACAGCTGTGCGGTGGGTCGTGACACTGGGCCTGAGTTTTGTCTACATGATTAGAGTTTACTTGTTACAGGGTTGGTACATCGTGACCTACGCCCTGGGAATCTACCACCTAAACCTTTTCATAGCGTTCCTTTCTCCCAAAGTGGATCCTTCCTTGATGGAAGACTCAGATGATGGCCCTTCATTACCAACCAAACAGAATGAGGAATTTCGTCCCTTCATTCGAAGGCTTCCAGAGTTCAAATTTTGGCACGCGGCTACCAAGGGTATCCTTGTGGCTATGGTCTGTACCTTCTTTGAGGCTTTTAACGTCCCAGTGTTCTGGCCAATCCTGGTGATGTACTTCATCATGCTTTTCTGTATCACAATGAAGAGGCAAATAAAGCACATGATTAAATACCGGTACATACCATTCACACATGGAAAGAGGAGATACAAGGGGAAGGAGGACGTGGGCAAGACATTTGCTAGTTAG